One genomic window of Pseudoxanthomonas sp. includes the following:
- the ftsE gene encoding cell division ATP-binding protein FtsE: MTVLRFENVSKQYPGGHEALSDVSFEVAEGEMLFVTGHSGAGKSTLLKLIHLSERPTRGAVLLGGRNLLKVRGGNVALHRRHVGAVYQDHRLLTDRTVAENVALPLILRGERRGDIGKRVREVLTRLGLGHRERALPTQLSAGEQQRVGIARAIVSEPQLLVADEPTGNLDPTLAAEIMSLFASMPERGTSVLVVSHDLGLIKRMRKRALILDHGRLMDDISPDDLAD, translated from the coding sequence ATGACCGTCCTGCGCTTTGAAAACGTCAGCAAGCAGTATCCCGGTGGCCACGAGGCCCTGTCCGATGTGAGCTTCGAGGTGGCCGAAGGCGAGATGCTGTTCGTCACCGGCCACTCAGGTGCCGGCAAGAGCACGCTGCTGAAACTCATCCACCTGAGCGAGCGTCCCACGCGTGGCGCGGTGCTGCTCGGCGGGCGAAACCTGCTCAAGGTGCGTGGCGGCAACGTCGCCCTGCATCGTCGCCATGTCGGCGCGGTCTACCAGGACCATCGCCTGCTGACCGACCGCACCGTGGCCGAGAACGTGGCCCTGCCGCTGATCCTGCGCGGCGAGCGTCGCGGCGACATCGGCAAGCGCGTGCGCGAGGTGCTGACCCGGCTGGGCCTGGGTCACCGCGAACGCGCGCTGCCGACCCAGCTTTCGGCCGGCGAACAGCAGCGCGTGGGCATCGCCCGGGCGATCGTGTCCGAACCGCAGCTGCTGGTGGCCGATGAACCCACTGGCAACCTGGACCCGACCCTGGCCGCGGAGATCATGTCGCTGTTCGCCTCCATGCCCGAGCGCGGCACCTCGGTGCTGGTGGTCAGCCACGACCTTGGCCTGATCAAGCGCATGCGCAAGCGCGCGCTGATCCTGGATCATGGCCGGCTGATGGATGACATCTCGCCCGACGACCTGGCGGACTGA
- the ftsX gene encoding permease-like cell division protein FtsX, translating into MSEPTPNPKIETNRPAPGPRSGLGIWLDQHLYSFVSSLGRALRRPWSTALTIGVMAVAFALPLGLWLALGNVQHFAGNVQASRQVDMFLKLDTSAERARALADEVRGRSDVASVELRTPEQGLADFRKLSGLDAAIDALDDNPLPAQLIVIPSGDDAALAAALQQLPEADVVQHDAVWRQRLDGWLQFGTRLAWVLAALFGLGALLVVGNTVRLDIQSRREEIGVLQLLGATDGFIRRPFIYLGAWYGLGAGVLALALVLGAGIALRAPLDALARSYGSSFALDGLDPARAGLVLVAALIIGWLGAWWVTGHFLRQTRPTDT; encoded by the coding sequence ATGAGCGAGCCGACGCCGAATCCAAAAATCGAAACCAACCGTCCGGCCCCCGGCCCGCGTTCGGGACTGGGCATCTGGCTGGACCAGCATCTCTACAGTTTCGTTTCCAGCCTGGGCCGCGCGCTGCGCCGGCCGTGGTCGACGGCGCTGACCATCGGGGTGATGGCGGTGGCCTTCGCCCTGCCGCTGGGGCTGTGGCTGGCGCTGGGCAACGTGCAGCACTTCGCCGGCAACGTGCAGGCCTCGCGTCAGGTGGATATGTTCCTGAAGCTGGACACCTCGGCCGAGCGCGCCAGGGCGCTGGCCGACGAGGTCCGCGGCCGCAGCGACGTGGCCAGCGTCGAACTGCGCACGCCCGAACAAGGCCTGGCCGACTTCCGCAAGCTCAGCGGGCTGGATGCAGCCATCGACGCGCTGGACGACAACCCGCTGCCAGCGCAGCTGATCGTGATCCCCAGCGGCGATGACGCCGCGCTGGCGGCTGCGTTGCAACAGCTGCCGGAAGCCGACGTGGTCCAGCACGATGCCGTCTGGCGCCAGCGCCTGGATGGCTGGCTGCAGTTCGGCACGCGCCTGGCCTGGGTGCTGGCGGCGTTGTTCGGACTGGGCGCGTTGCTGGTGGTAGGCAACACCGTGCGCCTGGACATCCAGTCGCGGCGCGAGGAAATCGGCGTGCTGCAGCTGCTGGGTGCGACCGATGGCTTCATCCGTCGGCCTTTCATCTACCTGGGCGCCTGGTACGGCCTGGGCGCGGGCGTGCTGGCGCTGGCCCTGGTGCTGGGCGCCGGCATCGCCCTGCGTGCGCCGCTGGACGCGCTGGCCCGCAGCTATGGCAGCAGTTTCGCGCTGGACGGGCTGGACCCGGCGCGCGCCGGGCTGGTATTAGTGGCGGCCTTGATCATTGGCTGGCTGGGGGCCTGGTGGGTGACCGGTCACTTCCTGCGCCAGACGCGCCCGACCGACACCTGA
- a CDS encoding response regulator, producing MPPQDLQHLISETPRVMVVDGSKMVRKLITDVLRRDLPQVEVVGCATLVEARQALVEGPVDLVTTALSLKDGTGLEVARAVRESAGQAYVPVIVVSGEAQAHLEERRFTEFVTDYFDKALGHEALAAFIHGYVQPESVPGATVLYVEDSRVVAETTKRMLERHDLKVVHVLRAEDAFALLTAESLGMSTHRFDVVLTDVTLKGELSGVDIVQRVRVDFAYGKRRLPILVMTGDSNRDNQAELLQLGANDLVLKPIEERLLVTKVLFQLRLARMAGPRQDD from the coding sequence ATGCCTCCACAAGACCTGCAGCACCTGATCAGCGAAACGCCACGCGTGATGGTGGTCGATGGCTCGAAGATGGTGCGCAAGCTCATTACCGACGTGCTCAGGCGCGACCTGCCGCAGGTCGAGGTGGTTGGTTGCGCGACCCTGGTCGAGGCGCGCCAGGCATTGGTTGAAGGCCCGGTGGACCTGGTGACCACTGCGCTGTCGCTCAAGGACGGCACCGGGTTGGAAGTGGCCCGTGCGGTGCGCGAGTCCGCAGGCCAGGCCTATGTGCCGGTGATCGTGGTCTCCGGTGAGGCCCAGGCGCACCTGGAAGAGCGCCGCTTCACTGAATTCGTCACCGACTATTTCGACAAGGCGCTGGGCCACGAGGCCCTGGCCGCCTTCATCCATGGCTATGTGCAGCCGGAATCGGTGCCCGGCGCCACCGTGCTGTACGTGGAGGACAGCCGCGTGGTGGCCGAGACCACCAAGCGCATGCTGGAACGCCACGACCTGAAGGTGGTGCACGTCCTGCGTGCCGAAGACGCCTTCGCCCTGCTCACCGCCGAATCGCTGGGCATGTCCACGCACCGCTTCGACGTGGTCCTGACTGACGTGACCCTGAAGGGTGAGCTGAGTGGCGTGGATATCGTGCAGCGCGTGCGCGTGGATTTCGCCTATGGCAAGCGGCGCCTGCCGATCCTGGTGATGACCGGCGACAGCAATCGCGACAACCAGGCCGAACTGCTGCAGCTTGGCGCCAACGACCTGGTGCTCAAGCCGATCGAAGAACGCCTGCTGGTGACCAAGGTGCTGTTCCAGCTGCGCCTGGCGCGCATGGCCGGCCCGCGGCAGGACGACTAG
- the folB gene encoding dihydroneopterin aldolase has translation MDDVIFIDGLQVQALIGVYDFERDATQPLVFDVEMTVDTRGAGGSDALADTVDYAVVAQVIESICAQSGFALVEALAETIAAQLLRNFPIQTVKLRVTKPQAVPAARGVGVCIVRRRGAA, from the coding sequence GTGGACGATGTGATTTTCATTGATGGCCTGCAGGTGCAGGCGCTGATCGGTGTTTACGATTTCGAGCGGGACGCGACCCAGCCGCTGGTGTTCGACGTGGAGATGACCGTCGATACGCGTGGCGCCGGTGGCAGCGATGCGTTGGCCGACACCGTGGATTACGCGGTGGTCGCGCAGGTCATTGAATCGATCTGTGCGCAGTCAGGGTTTGCCCTGGTCGAAGCGCTGGCCGAGACGATCGCCGCACAGCTGCTGCGGAATTTCCCGATCCAGACCGTGAAACTGCGCGTGACCAAGCCGCAGGCGGTGCCCGCCGCGCGCGGCGTGGGTGTGTGCATCGTGCGTCGGCGGGGCGCGGCGTGA
- a CDS encoding 2-amino-4-hydroxy-6-hydroxymethyldihydropteridine diphosphokinase, producing the protein MSTHRYVLLLGSSLASPQVLQLAREQLSTHGLVEAVSRCVEGPSVSTDDGRRFHNQALVLATGLANDALLPSLKLIEADLGRVPGERQCVIDIDLACECDAHGIVLWRDDAKLAHPLFVSLMQDVLDQLRGTKLA; encoded by the coding sequence GTGAGCACCCACCGCTACGTGCTGCTGCTGGGCAGCAGCCTGGCCTCGCCACAGGTCCTGCAGCTGGCGCGTGAGCAGCTGTCCACGCATGGATTGGTGGAGGCGGTATCGCGCTGCGTGGAAGGGCCCAGCGTCAGTACCGACGATGGCCGGCGTTTCCATAACCAGGCACTGGTCCTGGCCACCGGCCTGGCCAACGATGCGCTGCTGCCCTCGTTGAAGCTGATCGAAGCCGATCTTGGTCGCGTGCCCGGTGAGCGGCAGTGCGTGATCGACATCGACCTGGCCTGCGAATGCGATGCGCACGGCATCGTGCTGTGGCGTGACGATGCCAAGCTGGCCCATCCGCTGTTCGTCAGCCTGATGCAGGACGTGCTGGACCAGCTGCGCGGGACGAAACTGGCCTGA
- a CDS encoding pteridine reductase: MSDLPRVALVTGAAKRIGAAIARALHADGYALALHYRGSVAEMEALAAELEAVRPGSTLVLQAELADVGQLPLLVSRTVERFGRLDALVNNASAYYATPVGTATPAQWDALFASNARAPFFLSQAAAPHLKDSGGAIVSIADIYAQRPLPEHTVYCMAKAALVMMTQSLARELGPHVRVNAIAPGNILWSENPVKAETESVLRERVPLQRQGSPDDIVSAVRWLLDGNAYVNGQIIAIDGGRSVFV, encoded by the coding sequence ATGTCCGATCTTCCCCGCGTCGCCCTGGTCACCGGTGCAGCCAAGCGGATCGGCGCGGCCATCGCACGCGCCCTGCACGCCGATGGCTATGCGCTGGCCCTGCACTACCGTGGCTCGGTCGCGGAGATGGAAGCACTGGCCGCCGAACTGGAGGCCGTGCGCCCGGGCAGCACGCTGGTGCTGCAGGCCGAGCTGGCCGATGTCGGACAACTGCCGCTGCTGGTGTCGCGCACCGTCGAACGCTTCGGCCGGCTCGATGCCCTGGTCAATAACGCTTCGGCCTACTACGCCACGCCGGTGGGCACGGCCACGCCAGCGCAGTGGGACGCGCTGTTCGCCTCCAATGCACGCGCGCCGTTCTTCCTGTCGCAGGCGGCCGCGCCGCACCTGAAAGACAGTGGTGGGGCCATCGTCAGCATCGCCGACATCTATGCCCAGCGGCCGCTGCCCGAGCACACCGTGTACTGCATGGCCAAGGCCGCGCTGGTGATGATGACCCAGTCACTGGCGCGCGAGCTCGGCCCGCACGTGCGCGTCAACGCCATCGCGCCGGGCAACATCTTGTGGTCGGAAAATCCGGTCAAGGCCGAAACCGAAAGCGTGCTGCGCGAACGCGTGCCGCTGCAGCGCCAGGGCTCGCCCGACGACATCGTCTCGGCCGTGCGCTGGCTGCTGGATGGCAATGCCTACGTCAACGGCCAGATCATCGCCATCGATGGCGGCCGCTCGGTGTTCGTCTAA
- a CDS encoding circularly permuted type 2 ATP-grasp protein has protein sequence MDWEKYRSSTFDELIQADGQARPAARRLVEYLGGLSGREIAERQVAADVVARVMGITFTVYSDGRNVDRTLPFDLIPRVIPRKEWEVTEAGLKQRMRALNLFIGDIYGKQQIVKDKVFPAMLLKDSVNFRPQCVGITPPLGVWAHICGSDLVRDGDGTLYALEDNLRIPSGVSYMLENRMVAKRVFPELFETSSILPVDEYPSQLYDTLAALSPRPGDAPVIALLTPGVFNSAYFEHAYLAQSMGIELVEGPDLFVADDDCTYMRTVYGPQRVDVIYRRVDDLFIDPEVFHPDSMLGVPGLIRSWRAGKVALANAPGAGVADDKVVFAYVPKMIKYYLGEDAILPNVPSFLCHDDKDLKHVLANLDKLVVKPANESGGYGMLIGPRASKAEIEKFRGLIQADPRNYMAQPTLNLSTAPIVTDEGPSPRHLDLRPFILSREDTYVTTGGLTRVAMTEGSLVVNSSQGGGAKDTWVVDTDEDTL, from the coding sequence ATGGACTGGGAGAAATACCGGAGTTCCACGTTTGACGAACTGATCCAGGCCGACGGCCAGGCGCGACCCGCGGCGCGTCGCCTGGTCGAATATCTCGGCGGCCTGTCCGGCCGCGAGATCGCAGAGCGCCAGGTTGCCGCCGACGTCGTCGCCCGGGTCATGGGCATCACCTTCACCGTGTATTCGGATGGCCGCAACGTCGACCGCACGCTGCCGTTCGACCTGATCCCGCGCGTGATCCCACGCAAGGAGTGGGAAGTCACCGAAGCCGGCCTCAAGCAGCGCATGCGCGCGCTGAACCTGTTCATCGGCGACATCTACGGCAAGCAGCAGATCGTCAAGGACAAGGTATTCCCGGCGATGCTGCTCAAGGATTCGGTCAACTTCCGGCCGCAGTGCGTGGGCATCACCCCACCGTTGGGCGTGTGGGCGCACATCTGCGGCTCGGACCTGGTCCGCGATGGCGACGGCACGCTGTACGCGCTGGAGGACAACCTGCGCATCCCGTCCGGCGTGAGCTACATGCTGGAGAACCGCATGGTGGCCAAGCGCGTGTTCCCCGAGCTGTTCGAGACCAGCTCGATCCTGCCGGTGGACGAATACCCCAGCCAGCTCTACGACACCCTGGCCGCGCTGTCGCCGCGTCCGGGGGATGCGCCGGTGATCGCGCTGCTGACGCCGGGCGTGTTCAACAGCGCGTATTTCGAGCATGCGTACCTGGCGCAGTCGATGGGCATCGAACTGGTCGAAGGGCCTGACCTGTTCGTCGCCGACGACGACTGCACCTACATGCGCACCGTGTACGGCCCGCAGCGGGTGGATGTGATCTATCGGCGCGTCGATGACCTGTTCATCGATCCGGAAGTATTCCATCCCGATTCGATGCTCGGCGTGCCAGGCCTGATCCGCAGCTGGCGCGCCGGCAAGGTGGCGCTGGCCAATGCGCCGGGCGCGGGCGTGGCCGATGACAAGGTCGTGTTCGCCTACGTGCCCAAGATGATCAAGTACTACCTGGGCGAGGACGCGATCCTGCCCAACGTGCCCAGTTTCCTGTGCCACGACGACAAGGACCTCAAGCACGTGCTGGCCAACCTGGACAAGCTGGTGGTCAAGCCGGCCAACGAATCGGGCGGCTACGGCATGTTGATCGGCCCGCGCGCCAGCAAGGCCGAGATCGAGAAATTCCGCGGCCTGATCCAGGCCGATCCACGCAACTACATGGCCCAGCCGACCTTGAACCTGTCCACCGCGCCGATCGTCACCGACGAAGGTCCCTCGCCGCGCCACCTGGACCTGCGGCCTTTCATCCTGTCGCGCGAGGACACCTACGTCACCACAGGAGGCCTGACCCGCGTGGCGATGACCGAAGGCTCGCTGGTGGTCAATTCCTCGCAGGGCGGCGGCGCCAAGGACACCTGGGTGGTCGACACCGACGAGGACACGCTCTGA
- a CDS encoding alpha-E domain-containing protein produces the protein MLSRVADNLYWFSRYIRRAENTARLVGVGSMLQLDLPRSVRFTWRPMIDTVGSGEVFTALHPDAGLDVADAEVVRFLLLDENNPSSLTVSITGAREILRSIRDTLPQDVWEAVNDLHLYVAASGDRALQRRYRLEFITRIVDGCLKVSGLLSANVSRDIGYQFLRLGTGIEQADMTTRIIDAGASGLITPRSEEDREAFRNMQWMAVLRSLAAYQMYRRHIRQRVTGEHALRFLLQNTEFPRSVQFCLTRAQQVLPTMPPRVGVDRHLNRVVGMIRNADPVWLAAQNPAAFMDEIQVHLSSLHNAIVEGYFYN, from the coding sequence ATGCTCTCGCGCGTCGCAGACAATCTCTACTGGTTCAGCCGCTACATCCGCCGCGCGGAAAACACCGCACGCCTGGTCGGCGTGGGCAGCATGCTGCAGCTGGACCTGCCGCGCTCGGTGCGCTTCACCTGGCGGCCCATGATCGACACGGTGGGTTCGGGCGAGGTTTTCACCGCGCTGCATCCTGATGCCGGCCTCGATGTGGCCGATGCCGAGGTGGTGCGCTTCCTGCTGCTGGACGAGAACAATCCGTCCTCGCTGACCGTGTCGATCACCGGTGCGCGCGAGATCCTGCGCAGCATCCGCGACACGCTGCCGCAGGACGTGTGGGAAGCGGTCAACGACCTGCACCTGTATGTGGCCGCCAGTGGCGACCGCGCGCTGCAGCGTCGTTACCGGCTGGAGTTCATCACCCGCATCGTCGATGGCTGCCTCAAGGTGTCCGGCCTGCTGTCGGCGAATGTGAGCCGCGACATCGGCTATCAGTTCCTGCGTCTGGGCACCGGCATCGAACAGGCCGACATGACCACGCGCATCATCGATGCCGGTGCCTCGGGACTGATCACGCCACGAAGCGAGGAAGACCGCGAGGCCTTCCGCAACATGCAGTGGATGGCGGTGCTGCGTTCACTGGCGGCCTACCAGATGTATCGCCGCCACATCCGCCAGCGCGTCACCGGTGAGCATGCATTGCGTTTCCTGCTGCAGAACACCGAATTCCCGCGCAGCGTGCAGTTCTGCCTGACCCGCGCCCAGCAGGTGCTGCCGACCATGCCGCCACGAGTGGGCGTGGATCGCCATCTCAACCGGGTGGTGGGTATGATCCGCAATGCCGATCCAGTGTGGCTGGCGGCGCAGAACCCGGCCGCCTTCATGGATGAGATTCAGGTCCACCTGAGCAGCCTGCACAACGCCATCGTCGAAGGGTATTTCTACAACTGA
- a CDS encoding 20S proteasome subunit A/B gives MTYCVGIEVDEGLVFAADTRTSASFDDVRVYRKMHIFEYPGDRVFVILSAGNLATTQLTMSRLKRDADDPSCARSLRTFKHLFEVAEYVGEVLVASQSAVNDQAQQSGVSVQSTLVLGGQIAGERPGLYMVYPLGNCIATSPETPYLQIGESKYGKPILDRILRPGTTLEDAARCALVSLDSTIRSNLSVGMPLDMALIRAGDLKVTQQMRLEGDTPLYAEIHDTWSRKLENAVRTLPRFPWEPAREGDDADEPPARQVVAPPRRIASRQDPGDDAGQQ, from the coding sequence ATGACTTATTGCGTCGGCATCGAAGTGGACGAAGGCCTGGTCTTCGCCGCGGATACCCGGACCAGCGCCTCGTTCGACGACGTGCGCGTCTATCGCAAGATGCACATCTTCGAGTACCCGGGCGACCGGGTGTTCGTGATCCTGTCCGCAGGCAATCTGGCCACCACCCAGCTGACCATGTCGCGGCTCAAGCGCGATGCGGACGATCCGTCCTGTGCCCGCAGCCTGCGCACCTTCAAGCACCTGTTCGAGGTGGCCGAATATGTGGGCGAGGTGCTGGTGGCCAGCCAGTCGGCGGTCAACGACCAGGCCCAGCAGAGCGGCGTCAGCGTGCAGTCCACCCTGGTGCTGGGCGGCCAGATCGCCGGCGAACGCCCCGGCCTGTACATGGTCTATCCACTGGGCAACTGCATCGCCACTTCGCCGGAAACCCCGTACCTGCAGATCGGCGAATCCAAGTACGGCAAGCCGATCCTGGACCGCATCCTGCGCCCGGGCACCACCCTGGAAGACGCGGCACGCTGCGCGCTGGTGTCGCTGGATTCGACCATCCGCTCCAACCTGTCGGTGGGCATGCCGTTGGACATGGCACTGATCCGTGCCGGCGACCTCAAGGTCACCCAGCAGATGCGCCTGGAAGGCGACACCCCGCTGTATGCGGAAATCCACGACACCTGGTCGCGCAAGCTGGAAAACGCGGTACGCACCCTGCCGCGCTTCCCGTGGGAACCGGCGCGCGAAGGCGACGATGCCGACGAGCCGCCGGCCCGCCAGGTGGTGGCACCACCGCGCCGGATCGCCTCGCGCCAGGATCCAGGCGACGACGCAGGGCAGCAGTAG
- a CDS encoding SAM-dependent methyltransferase: MNDLPLPDADALAHSDRLGAMIRAEIAASGGSVPFSRFMERCLYTPGLGYYSAGATKFGEAGDFVTAPEIGPLFASAVSQAVAPVLQELGPEACFLEIGGGSGAFAEVMLKRLLSLDAMPAKYWILEPSADLRERQRERLGRRLIPPVFDCVEWLDTPPAETWNGVVFANEVIDALPTPRFTLREGEVFEEHVALDGEGRFIATDRPADPLLAAAVRHVERSRDVLFEDGYRSELLPQLPYWVQAVIGKLDAGALLFCDYGYPRKEFYLEQRDGGTMRAFYRHRMHNDVHRWPGLQDITASVDFTALAEAGTSAGFALAGYATQAGFLVGNGLIERLAEAEARAPDEATVMRLRNEFKKLTLPNEMGERFQFMGFARDCNFDAAFLSGDLTWRL; this comes from the coding sequence ATGAACGACTTGCCGCTTCCCGATGCCGATGCCCTGGCCCACAGCGACCGATTGGGCGCGATGATCCGCGCCGAGATCGCCGCTTCCGGCGGCTCGGTTCCGTTCTCGCGTTTCATGGAGCGCTGTCTGTACACGCCGGGGCTGGGCTACTACAGCGCCGGGGCGACCAAGTTTGGCGAAGCCGGCGACTTCGTCACCGCGCCGGAGATCGGCCCGCTGTTTGCCAGCGCCGTCTCGCAGGCGGTGGCCCCGGTGCTGCAGGAACTGGGGCCGGAAGCCTGTTTCCTGGAGATCGGCGGCGGCAGCGGCGCCTTTGCCGAAGTGATGCTCAAGCGCCTGCTATCGCTGGATGCGATGCCGGCCAAGTACTGGATCCTGGAACCCAGCGCCGACCTGCGCGAGCGCCAGCGCGAACGCCTGGGCCGTCGACTGATTCCGCCGGTGTTCGACTGCGTGGAATGGCTGGACACCCCGCCAGCCGAAACCTGGAACGGCGTGGTGTTCGCCAACGAGGTGATCGACGCGCTGCCTACGCCGCGTTTCACCCTGCGCGAGGGCGAAGTGTTCGAAGAGCACGTCGCCCTGGACGGGGAAGGGCGCTTCATCGCCACCGACCGTCCGGCAGATCCGCTGCTGGCCGCCGCGGTGCGCCATGTCGAGCGTTCGCGGGACGTCTTGTTCGAGGACGGTTACCGCTCCGAGCTGCTGCCGCAGCTGCCGTACTGGGTGCAGGCGGTGATCGGCAAGCTCGACGCCGGCGCGCTGCTGTTCTGCGACTACGGCTACCCGCGCAAGGAGTTCTACCTGGAGCAGCGTGACGGCGGCACCATGCGCGCCTTCTATCGGCACCGCATGCACAACGACGTGCATCGCTGGCCGGGCCTGCAGGACATCACCGCATCGGTGGATTTCACCGCGCTGGCCGAAGCAGGTACCTCGGCGGGCTTTGCGCTGGCTGGTTACGCCACGCAGGCCGGGTTCCTGGTGGGCAATGGCTTGATCGAGCGATTGGCCGAAGCAGAAGCCCGCGCGCCGGACGAGGCGACCGTGATGCGCCTGCGCAACGAGTTCAAGAAGCTCACCCTGCCCAATGAGATGGGCGAGCGCTTCCAGTTCATGGGGTTCGCGCGCGACTGCAATTTCGACGCGGCCTTCCTGTCCGGAGACCTGACGTGGCGGCTGTAA
- a CDS encoding VanZ family protein, with product MAVVVTTCLLPGDDIPKVWPGVDKLEHAGSFFVLSVCAVQLFATRRALLRAGAWLVVLGVLIEFAQGEFTADRTPDPMDALADATGVLLGLLIAMTPARDLLLRMFPRRA from the coding sequence ATGGCGGTGGTGGTGACCACCTGCCTGCTGCCGGGCGACGACATTCCCAAGGTCTGGCCGGGCGTGGACAAGCTCGAACACGCCGGATCGTTCTTCGTGCTGTCGGTGTGCGCGGTGCAGCTGTTCGCCACGCGACGCGCCTTGCTGCGGGCCGGCGCATGGCTGGTGGTGCTGGGCGTGCTGATCGAGTTTGCCCAGGGCGAGTTCACGGCCGACCGCACGCCCGACCCGATGGACGCACTCGCCGATGCGACGGGCGTCCTGCTGGGCCTGTTGATCGCGATGACACCGGCCCGCGACCTGTTGCTGCGGATGTTCCCGAGGCGCGCCTAA